A region of Haliotis asinina isolate JCU_RB_2024 chromosome 9, JCU_Hal_asi_v2, whole genome shotgun sequence DNA encodes the following proteins:
- the LOC137297004 gene encoding RNA-binding protein 5-like isoform X1, with the protein MADTYNSYQPDYSFDNGHYDDGQGESHSQVGDFDSGIDMRGVDYGRDTRGRELDYGRDNGRGSDYIYDGGRGGGDRGGGYSRDGMRGDITDSNRFSDGYDDNRGSSRDRERERERSRRDRDGRRERRHPRDRDHERSRDRRERRERDRSPSSRYDDSYSLDGSEGDSQSYRDRERDARDLREDRGGEKWMTDTPTNTVLLRGLPPQVDEKDIRAELMMFGAPVKDVRLMRRSTGASRGFAFVEFQNVTDAQRWMDQKQGALNMLNQYHVSMHYSTPRVGPEKFVQHKTDWTCSKCGVHNFKRRDYCFKCNISRDESDKTKDGDGFDQVGTNPCNTLIFRGLDALTTEESLDVALRLQTNLQSKNVRIIRDPVTNTSRGYGFCEMNSIQESTQVIDFLTRNNVPLEVDGKQVLTSYAKNTFSTVMATLNSTPQNPAWDYNSQQVAGAGQSGSEYYNQLYQAGVTTTTAPTTTVPASGTPGEFDQTYYDQATGQYYDTQSYEYSQYYSQYGQSQTLQTDSTNAAAAVAQAAIAQANAAKNYNKQTPGSKKAEPVVEQPATPSTKNKEVLAYPAPDVSTYQFDKTSGYYYDPSTGLYYDANSQYFYNPQTQQFMYWDAEKSTYLPAPTQTDPNGDSGEDKKDKKDKKEKVKIAKKIAKDMEKWAKSLNAQKEMMKEGTRKITINTGGIGGYRKEERESATADAGFAILEKTKGEDKKLMPPPPLLGGGVKVAIPPPGSKPGLVASYGGDSDEEEDDDSQSAAMSSGRLDETKLVDWGKLACLLCKRQFQSKEILTKHMQFSDLHKQNLESLQRSKGGSEEKKEYRDRAKERRQKYGAPQPPEPRNRYQPPAVYEEPTKAGLGGENIGNKLMQKMGWSEGMGLGKKSQGIVDPIQAKRRVQNTGLGLSGSNVLSEVGDSYKDAVKKTFFARYNEQD; encoded by the exons ATGGCAGACACATATAACAGTTATCAACCTGACTACAGCTTTGACAACGGACATTATGATGATGGTCAGGGAGAAAGCCATTCTCAGGTTGGAGATTTTGACAGTGGTATAGACATGAGAGGAGTCGACTATGGTAGAGACACAAGAGGAAGGGAGCTTGATTATGGTCGAGATAATGGCAGAGGCAGTGATTATATCTATGATGGAGGTCGAGGTGGAGGTGATCGCGGTGGAGGCTACAGCAGGGATGGAATGAGAGGAGATATCACAGACAGCAACAGATTCAGTGATGGTTATGATGACAACAGAGGTTCCAGCAGAGACcgtgaaagagaaagagagag ATCAAGACGAGACAGAGATGGACGTCGCGAGCGGAGACATCCTCGAGATCGTGACCATGAAAGAAGTCGAGATCGCAGAGAGCGACGTGAAAGAGACAGAAGCCCATCAAGTAGATATGATGACAGCTACAGCTTAGAT ggCAGTGAAGGAGATAGCCAGAGTTACCGTGACAGGGAACGTGATGCAAGGGACTTGAGAGAGGACCGAGGTGGAGAAAAATGGATGACAGACACTCCCACTAACACAGTGCTGCTTCGTGGATTACCACCCCAGGTTGATGAGAAAGAT ATTCGAGCTGAGCTGATGATGTTCGGTGCCCCTGTTAAGGATGTGAGGCTTATGCGTAGAAGCACAG GTGCCTCCCGTGGCTTTGCATTTGTGGAGTTTCAGAACGTAACAGACGCCCAACGTTGGATGGATCAGAAACAG GGAGCGCTGAACATGCTGAATCAGTACCATGTGAGCATGCACTACAGTACGCCACGAGTTGGCCCAGAGAAGTTTGTGCAGCATAAAACAGACTGGACCTGTAGCAAG TGTGGTGTTCATAACTTCAAGAGAAGAGATTACTGTTTCAAGTGCAATATTTCCAGAGATG AATCTGACAAGACAAAAGACGGAGATGGCTTTGACCAAGTAGGAACTAATCCGTGCAATA CTCTTATATTTCGAGGTCTTGATGCTCTTACAACAGAAGAGTCCCTTGATGTAGCATTACGATTACAAACAAATCTCCAGTCTAAGAATGTGCGCATCATTCGAGATCCAGTCACAAACACATCCAGGGGGTACGGGTTCTGCGAGATGAATTCCATTCAGGAATCTACACAAGTTATAGATTTCCTGACTCGAAACAACGTTCCGTTGGAAGTAGATGGCAAACAAGTTCTCACATCGTATGCAAAGAACACTTTCTCCACTGT AATGGCAACTTTAAACAGTACACCTCAAAATCCA GCATGGGACTATAACAGTCAACAAGTGGCTGGAGCTGGGCAATCAGGTAGCGAGTACTACAACCAGCTGTACCAGGCTGGAGTCACAACCACCACGGCCCCGACAACAACGGTCCCAGCGTCAGGAACCCCAGGGGAATTTGATCAAACCTACTATGATCAGGCAACAGGACAGTACTATGATACTCAGAGCTATGAGTACTCCCAGTATTACAGTCAGTATGGACAGTCACAGACCTTACAGA CGGACTCTACAAATGCAGCCGCAGCAGTTGCCCAGGCTGCCATTGCTCAAGCCAATGCTGCCAAAAACTACAACAAACAG ACTCCAGGTTCTAAGAAAGCTGAGCCAGTAGTTGAACAGCCAGCCACACCGTCTACTAAAAACAAGGAAGTCCTAGCATATC CGGCTCCAGATGTCTCCACGTACCAGTTTGATAAGACTTCAGGATACTATTACGATCCATCAACAGGCCTCTACTATGATGCCAATTCACAG TACTTCTATAACCCTCAAACCCAGCAGTTCATGTACTGGGATGCTGAGAAGTCCACATATCTCCCGGCACCCACACAAACAGACCCCAACGGTGATAGTGGtgaagacaagaaagataaAAAGGACAAGAAGGAAAAAGTCAAGATTGCCAAGAAAATAGCTAAG gACATGGAGAAATGGGCCAAATCTCTGAATGCTCAGAAGGAGATGATGAAGGAGGGAACAAGGAAAATCACAATTAACACTGGTGGCATTGGAGGTTACAGGAAGGAAGAGCGAGAGTCTGCCACAGCAGATGCAGGATTTGCCATCCTGGAGAAAACT AAGGGCGAGGACAAGAAGTTAATGCCTCCACCACCACTG cTGGGTGGTGGTGTGAAGGTGGCTATACCTCCCCCAGGGAGCAAGCCGGGGCTGGTGGCATCCTATGGTGGAGACAGTGACGAGGAGGAGGATGACGACAGTCAGAGTGcggcaatgtcttcaggtcgtCTAGACGAGACTAAGTTGGTGGACTGGGGCAAGCTAGCCTGCCTGTTGTGCAAGAGACAGTTCCAGTCAAAAGAGATCCTGACAAAACACATGCAATTCTCAGACTTACACAAG CAAAATCTAGAATCTCTACAAAGAAGCAAAGGAGGAAGTGAAGAAAAGAAAGAG TATCGAGACAGAGCGAAGGAGAGACGTCAGAAATATGGtgctcctcaaccaccagaaCCTAGAAACCGTTATCAGCCACCTGCAGT TTATGAAGAGCCAACCAAGGCAGGGCTTGGCGGTGAAAACATCGGCAATAAACTCATGCAGAAGATGGGATGGTCAGAGGGCATGGGGCTTGGCAAGAAATCCCAGGGCATTGTCGACCCCATTCAG GCTAAGCGGCGGGTTCAGAACACAGGTCTAGGACTCAGTGGTTCCAATGTTTTGTCAGAAGTTGGAGACTCGTACAAAGATGCTGTCAAGAAAACCTTCTTCGCTCGATACAATGAACAGGATTAA
- the LOC137297004 gene encoding RNA-binding protein 5-like isoform X2, with protein MADTYNSYQPDYSFDNGHYDDGQGESHSQVGDFDSGIDMRGVDYGRDTRGRELDYGRDNGRGSDYIYDGGRGGGDRGGGYSRDGMRGDITDSNRFSDGYDDNRGSSRDRERERERSRRDRDGRRERRHPRDRDHERSRDRRERRERDRSPSSRYDDSYSLDGSEGDSQSYRDRERDARDLREDRGGEKWMTDTPTNTVLLRGLPPQVDEKDIRAELMMFGAPVKDVRLMRRSTGASRGFAFVEFQNVTDAQRWMDQKQGALNMLNQYHVSMHYSTPRVGPEKFVQHKTDWTCSKCGVHNFKRRDYCFKCNISRDESDKTKDGDGFDQVGTNPCNTLIFRGLDALTTEESLDVALRLQTNLQSKNVRIIRDPVTNTSRGYGFCEMNSIQESTQVIDFLTRNNVPLEVDGKQVLTSYAKNTFSTVMATLNSTPQNPAWDYNSQQVAGAGQSGSEYYNQLYQAGVTTTTAPTTTVPASGTPGEFDQTYYDQATGQYYDTQSYEYSQYYSQYGQSQTLQTDSTNAAAAVAQAAIAQANAAKNYNKQTPGSKKAEPVVEQPATPSTKNKEVLAYPAPDVSTYQFDKTSGYYYDPSTGLYYDANSQYFYNPQTQQFMYWDAEKSTYLPAPTQTDPNGDSGEDKKDKKDKKEKVKIAKKIAKDMEKWAKSLNAQKEMMKEGTRKITINTGGIGGYRKEERESATADAGFAILEKTKGEDKKLMPPPPLLGGGVKVAIPPPGSKPGLVASYGGDSDEEEDDDSQSAAMSSGRLDETKLVDWGKLACLLCKRQFQSKEILTKHMQFSDLHKQNLESLQRSKGGSEEKKEYRDRAKERRQKYGAPQPPEPRNRYQPPAVLSGGFRTQV; from the exons ATGGCAGACACATATAACAGTTATCAACCTGACTACAGCTTTGACAACGGACATTATGATGATGGTCAGGGAGAAAGCCATTCTCAGGTTGGAGATTTTGACAGTGGTATAGACATGAGAGGAGTCGACTATGGTAGAGACACAAGAGGAAGGGAGCTTGATTATGGTCGAGATAATGGCAGAGGCAGTGATTATATCTATGATGGAGGTCGAGGTGGAGGTGATCGCGGTGGAGGCTACAGCAGGGATGGAATGAGAGGAGATATCACAGACAGCAACAGATTCAGTGATGGTTATGATGACAACAGAGGTTCCAGCAGAGACcgtgaaagagaaagagagag ATCAAGACGAGACAGAGATGGACGTCGCGAGCGGAGACATCCTCGAGATCGTGACCATGAAAGAAGTCGAGATCGCAGAGAGCGACGTGAAAGAGACAGAAGCCCATCAAGTAGATATGATGACAGCTACAGCTTAGAT ggCAGTGAAGGAGATAGCCAGAGTTACCGTGACAGGGAACGTGATGCAAGGGACTTGAGAGAGGACCGAGGTGGAGAAAAATGGATGACAGACACTCCCACTAACACAGTGCTGCTTCGTGGATTACCACCCCAGGTTGATGAGAAAGAT ATTCGAGCTGAGCTGATGATGTTCGGTGCCCCTGTTAAGGATGTGAGGCTTATGCGTAGAAGCACAG GTGCCTCCCGTGGCTTTGCATTTGTGGAGTTTCAGAACGTAACAGACGCCCAACGTTGGATGGATCAGAAACAG GGAGCGCTGAACATGCTGAATCAGTACCATGTGAGCATGCACTACAGTACGCCACGAGTTGGCCCAGAGAAGTTTGTGCAGCATAAAACAGACTGGACCTGTAGCAAG TGTGGTGTTCATAACTTCAAGAGAAGAGATTACTGTTTCAAGTGCAATATTTCCAGAGATG AATCTGACAAGACAAAAGACGGAGATGGCTTTGACCAAGTAGGAACTAATCCGTGCAATA CTCTTATATTTCGAGGTCTTGATGCTCTTACAACAGAAGAGTCCCTTGATGTAGCATTACGATTACAAACAAATCTCCAGTCTAAGAATGTGCGCATCATTCGAGATCCAGTCACAAACACATCCAGGGGGTACGGGTTCTGCGAGATGAATTCCATTCAGGAATCTACACAAGTTATAGATTTCCTGACTCGAAACAACGTTCCGTTGGAAGTAGATGGCAAACAAGTTCTCACATCGTATGCAAAGAACACTTTCTCCACTGT AATGGCAACTTTAAACAGTACACCTCAAAATCCA GCATGGGACTATAACAGTCAACAAGTGGCTGGAGCTGGGCAATCAGGTAGCGAGTACTACAACCAGCTGTACCAGGCTGGAGTCACAACCACCACGGCCCCGACAACAACGGTCCCAGCGTCAGGAACCCCAGGGGAATTTGATCAAACCTACTATGATCAGGCAACAGGACAGTACTATGATACTCAGAGCTATGAGTACTCCCAGTATTACAGTCAGTATGGACAGTCACAGACCTTACAGA CGGACTCTACAAATGCAGCCGCAGCAGTTGCCCAGGCTGCCATTGCTCAAGCCAATGCTGCCAAAAACTACAACAAACAG ACTCCAGGTTCTAAGAAAGCTGAGCCAGTAGTTGAACAGCCAGCCACACCGTCTACTAAAAACAAGGAAGTCCTAGCATATC CGGCTCCAGATGTCTCCACGTACCAGTTTGATAAGACTTCAGGATACTATTACGATCCATCAACAGGCCTCTACTATGATGCCAATTCACAG TACTTCTATAACCCTCAAACCCAGCAGTTCATGTACTGGGATGCTGAGAAGTCCACATATCTCCCGGCACCCACACAAACAGACCCCAACGGTGATAGTGGtgaagacaagaaagataaAAAGGACAAGAAGGAAAAAGTCAAGATTGCCAAGAAAATAGCTAAG gACATGGAGAAATGGGCCAAATCTCTGAATGCTCAGAAGGAGATGATGAAGGAGGGAACAAGGAAAATCACAATTAACACTGGTGGCATTGGAGGTTACAGGAAGGAAGAGCGAGAGTCTGCCACAGCAGATGCAGGATTTGCCATCCTGGAGAAAACT AAGGGCGAGGACAAGAAGTTAATGCCTCCACCACCACTG cTGGGTGGTGGTGTGAAGGTGGCTATACCTCCCCCAGGGAGCAAGCCGGGGCTGGTGGCATCCTATGGTGGAGACAGTGACGAGGAGGAGGATGACGACAGTCAGAGTGcggcaatgtcttcaggtcgtCTAGACGAGACTAAGTTGGTGGACTGGGGCAAGCTAGCCTGCCTGTTGTGCAAGAGACAGTTCCAGTCAAAAGAGATCCTGACAAAACACATGCAATTCTCAGACTTACACAAG CAAAATCTAGAATCTCTACAAAGAAGCAAAGGAGGAAGTGAAGAAAAGAAAGAG TATCGAGACAGAGCGAAGGAGAGACGTCAGAAATATGGtgctcctcaaccaccagaaCCTAGAAACCGTTATCAGCCACCTGCAGT GCTAAGCGGCGGGTTCAGAACACAGGTCTAG
- the LOC137297007 gene encoding RPII140-upstream gene protein-like, translating into MMEPCKGLRGFVLRCPHHNVDRYHRVSTWQTLCFPTVYAAERPTATDKIEQAVSTQSIKTVNFVSEMEIQEYMMKETGKDRLMKMFSKDHIGGWSPEVQFIKQVTTQTALITFLITSFIGGRHAREEFVRKHQATVFSTRFRAFRALQDSVFLRSLLDGGKWTAKVSLFTVSLLGISQSIAVYRNKSSPLEYSVGLGITAALLKCNLGLKGMFAGGVFGAVMGLVGGTAIWGAMYALNETQEQRNYWKVQKLLEMEKASKGLLVSPETGEQLQPRPLL; encoded by the exons ATGATGGAGCCTTGCAAGGGTCTTCGAGGATTCGTGTTAAGATGTCCACACCACAATGTAGACAGATATCACCGAGTGTCGACATGGCAAACGCTCTGTTTCCCAACCGTGTATGCAGCCGAGAGGCCAACGGCCACAGACAAGATAGAACAGGCTGTGTCAACACAGAGCATTAAGACAGTGAactttgtttcagaaatggAAATACAAGAATATATGATGAAAGAAACAGGAAAAGATCGACTCATGAAGATGTTTTCAAAAGA TCATATAGGTGGGTGGAGTCCGGAAGTGCAGTTTATAAAACAGGTGACAACTCAAACAGCGTTGATCACCTTCCTCATAACATCGTTTATTGGTGGTCGACATGCAAGAGAGGAGTTCGTCAGGAAGCACCAGGCGACAGTATTCTCAACGCGGTTCAGAGCATTT AGAGCACTTCAAGATTCTGTTTTCTTGAGGAGTTTGTTGGATGGAGGAAAGTGGACTGCAAAAGTCTCCCTATTCACCGTGTCCTTGCT GGGTATATCACAGTCTATTGCTGTATATCGCAACAAGTCATCCCCATTAGAATATTCAGTAGGTTTAG GGATTACGGCAGCGCTGTTGAAGTGCAACCTGGGACTTAAAGGAATGTTTGCCGGAGGTGTTTTTGGAGCAGTGATGGG CCTAGTGGGAGGAACAGCTATTTGGGGTGCCATGTATGCACTGAACGAGACTCAGGAACAGAGAAATTATTGGAAGGTGCAGAAATTACTGGAGATGGAGAA AGCTTCAAAAGGTCTTCTTGTGTCACCAGAAACAGGAGAGCAACTTCAGCCTCGGCCTCTGTTGTAG
- the LOC137296441 gene encoding uncharacterized protein has product MLFHVVPEDIFRDRALYSRPRYYRRNPRGQPKHLGNMGFLHNVLRPLMVMSHNNLKSENCEGKLPCDTQKCQGVKRRGAKMEERPSKKRHTESITASFDFRGFSADEIKVKATDNAIVVCGRHDDPSNSFRVTRRLRLPPGVDKTAAVCRYTDGRVILEIPASPNHCVEDKPERQEHEKKAEGGEEKTAISDSSRTSDGEDDGGLEIEKEVQAAFQESMKLLSTVFGLPVVERKEKKDVPNGSSEKEEQPAEQTTTDRADPRPEEDNKATAGPLDKQTDVEEEGQKEKGQGEDKCLTLKYNEKPSLRHDPSDNAHVEEQTTGDSTPPEQTTVQNVEEDEILERKVSDGKEDAEKIQIKVNENHPVSSTPQDFLIRLDLSNYKPEDIRVVVRNDDLIVEAEHEKKCDGYSETETLRRCIRLPDKVDQSKLTSVLNAEGELTIQAPFMSQTISGEEEITIPVVW; this is encoded by the coding sequence ATGTTGTTCCACGTGGTACCCGAAGATATTTTCAGAGACCGTGCCTTATATTCAAGGCCCCGCTATTATCGGAGAAACCCGCGTGGGCAACCGAAGCACTTGGGTAATATGGGCTTTCTGCATAACGTTCTCCGTCCTCTCATGGTGATGTCGCACAATAACCTGAAGTCGGAAAACTGTGAAGGTAAACTCCCATGTGACACACAAAAATGTCAGGGTGTCAAACGTCGAGGGGCAAAGATGGAGGAGCGTCCTTCCAAGAAACGACACACGGAATCCATTACAGCAAGCTTCGATTTCCGCGGGTTCTCTGCTGATGAAATAAAGGTGAAAGCCACAGATAACGCCATAGTTGTGTGTGGACGACATGATGACCCAAGCAACTCCTTCCGGGTCACAAGAAGACTGAGGCTACCACCTGGTGTTGACAAGACGGCAGCTGTCTGCCGATATACTGACGGCAGGGTGATCCTGGAGATTCCCGCCTCTCCAAACCACTGTGTGGAGGACAAACCGGAGAGGCAAGAGCATGAGAAGAAAGCtgaaggaggagaagagaaGACGGCCATATCGGACTCATCTAGGACTAGTGACGGCGAGGACGATGGTGGACTGGAAATAGAAAAGGAAGTCCAAGCAGCTTTTCAAGAAAGCATGAAACTGCTTTCCACTGTGTTTGGTCTTCCTGTTGTTGAGAGGAAGGAGAAGAAGGATGTGCCCAATGGGAGTTCCGAGAAGGAGGAACAGCCTGCTGAACAGACGACCACAGACAGAGCTGACCCTCGCCCGGAAGAGGACAACAAAGCAACAGCAGGGCCACTTGACAAGCAAACAGATGTCGAGGAAGAAGGACAGAAAGAGAAAGGACAGGGGGAAGATAAATGCCTAACGTTGAAGTATAACGAGAAGCCATCCCTCAGACATGACCCTAGTGATAACGCACACGTGGAGGAGCAGACAACAGGCGACAGTACTCCGCCAGAGCAGACGACAGTCCAAAACGTTGAAGAGGACGAAATATTAGAACGAAAGGTGTCAGATGGAAAGGAAGATGCCGAGAAGATACAAATCAAAGTCAACGAGAATCATCCCGTCTCATCAACACCACAAGACTTCTTAATTCGGCTTGATCTGTCCAACTACAAACCAGAAGACATCCGGGTAGTTGTAAGAAATGATGACCTCATCGTGGAAGCCGAGCACGAGAAGAAGTGTGATGGGTACAGTGAGACTGAGACACTGCGAAGGTGCATTCGTCTCCCAGACAAAGTGGACCAGTCTAAGTTAACGAGTGTCCTGAATGCAGAGGGCGAGCTAACCATCCAGGCGCCATTCATGTCTCAGACCATCAGTGGAGAGGAAGAGATAACTATCCCAGTTGTTTGGTAG
- the LOC137296238 gene encoding uncharacterized protein, whose product MLFHVVPEDIFRDRALYSRPRYYRRTPLCQQQYLGDMGFLHDVLRPLMVMSRNNPKFESCQGGRPCDTQKYQGVKRRGTQMEERPTQKRQSDSVTASLDFRGFSADEIKVKATDKSIIVCGRHDTPGNSFRVTRKLPLPPGVDRTAVVCRYTDGRVILEIPASAKHRVEDKPERQEVEKKAEHKEKKAISDSSGTSDGEDDGGLEIEKEVQAAFRESMKLLSTVFGLPVVERKEKKDVPNGSPEEDELPAEQTTTDRADPRPDEDNKTTTGPIDKQTDVEEEGQKEKEQEEDTCLMLKYDDEPSVRPDPSDNAHVEVQTTDDSVPPEQTNVRNMDEDEEERLMSDGKEDVKVDENHQILSSQDFEIRLDLSNYKPEDIRVDVRNGDVIVEAKRENKCDGYSETETLRRCIRLPDKVDRSMLTSVLNAEGALTIQAPFLSQTISGEEEITIPVVWE is encoded by the coding sequence ATGTTGTTCCACGTGGTACCCGAAGATATTTTCAGAGACCGTGCCTTATATTCAAGGCCCCGCTACTACCGGAGAACCCCGCTTTGTCAACAGCAGTACTTGGGTGATATGGGTTTTCTGCATGACGTTCTCCGTCCTCTCATGGTGATGTCGCGCAACAACCCGAAGTTTGAAAGCTGTCAAGGTGGACGCCCATGTGACACACAGAAATATCAGGGTGTCAAACGTCGAGGGACACAGATGGAGGAGCGTCCTACCCAGAAGCGGCAGTCGGACTCTGTCACTGCTAGCCTCGATTTCCGCGGGTTTTCTGCTGATGAAATAAAGGTGAAAGCCACAGATAAGTCCATTATTGTGTGTGGTCGACATGATACCCCCGGCAACTCCTTCCGGGTCACAAGGAAACTTCCGCTACCACCTGGTGTTGACAGGACAGCAGTTGTCTGCCGATATACTGACGGCAGGGTGATCCTGGAGATTCCCGCCTCTGCAAAACACAGAGTGGAGGACAAACCGGAGAGGCAAGAGGTTGAGAAGAAAGCTGAACACAAAGAGAAGAAGGCCATATCTGACTCATCTGGGACAAGTGACGGCGAGGACGATGGTGGACTGGAAATAGAAAAGGAAGTCCAAGCAGCTTTTCGAGAAAGCATGAAACTGCTTTCCACTGTGTTTGGTCTTCCTGTTGTTGAGAGGAAGGAGAAGAAGGATGTGCCCAATGGGAGTCCCGAGGAGGACGAACTTCCTGCTGAACAGACGACCACAGACAGAGCTGACCCTCGCCCGGATGAGGACAACAAAACGACAACAGGCCCCATCGACAAGCAAACAGATGTCGAGGAAGAAGGGCAGAAAGAGAAAGAACAGGAAGAAGATACCTGCCTAATGTTGAAGTATGACGATGAGCCGTCTGTCAGACCTGACCCTAGTGATAACGCACACGTGGAGGTGCAGACGACAGATGACAGTGTTCCGCCAGAGCAGACGAACGTTCGTAATATGGACGAGGACGAAGAGGAACGACTAATGTCTGATGGAAAGGAAGATGTCAAAGTCGACGAGAATCATCAAATCCTCTCATCACAAGACTTCGAAATTCGGCTCGATCTGTCCAACTACAAACCAGAAGACATCCGGGTAGATGTAAGAAATGGTGACGTGATAGTGGAAGCCAAACGCGAGAACAAGTGCGATGGGTACAGCGAAACTGAGACGCTGCGAAGGTGCATTCGTCTCCCAGACAAAGTGGACCGGTCTATGTTAACGAGTGTCCTGAATGCAGAAGGCGCGCTGACCATTCAGGCTCCATTCCTGTCTCAGACCATCAGTGGGGAGGAAGAGATAACTATCCCAGTTGTTTGGGAGTGA